One genomic region from Microcella humidisoli encodes:
- a CDS encoding rhodanese-like domain-containing protein, with protein sequence MLDTTVTATELAPGIVLHTIETPSIGNRSYLVEQEGWAVAIDVERDVQRFADIVEQRGLHLGAVAETHLHNDYLSGGWALARRVGGEYLVPSGPAYSMPARATRDTETVEAGPIRVLVLETPGHTDAHQTLVVLDARGEPVGAFTGGSWLIGGAGRTDLMGEQNIVPLTRAQYRSIRRLGGELPDATRVLPTHGFGSSCLAGPLELSSGDTVGDQKASSMVFRVSEEEYLEAFVRGSGPIPPYYPSMAPRNVHGPDAWAPPTAPALSPTAATASGATIIDVRPWGAFERGHLPGSIAMPATGAVARWAGWQLPVGTPYVLVADSEQVAEDAHRDLARIGFDEVQGIVIADELDAETVAVDSAPFSALAQRQRAGTAPVVLDVRADDEWRLGHVVGAVHRPAQTIEPDAQLADEPVWVYCASGYRAGLVGSLVAREGGAVTVIAEAVDAAPGSGVDWCFAADCPDDRCTASATEPTVSR encoded by the coding sequence ATGCTCGACACCACCGTCACCGCGACCGAGCTCGCACCGGGGATCGTGCTGCACACGATCGAGACGCCGAGCATCGGCAACCGCTCGTACCTGGTCGAGCAGGAGGGCTGGGCGGTCGCGATCGATGTGGAGCGCGACGTGCAGCGCTTCGCCGACATCGTCGAGCAGCGCGGGCTGCACCTCGGCGCGGTCGCCGAGACGCACCTGCACAACGACTACCTCAGCGGTGGCTGGGCGCTCGCGCGACGGGTGGGCGGCGAGTACCTCGTGCCCTCGGGGCCCGCGTACTCGATGCCGGCGCGCGCGACGCGCGACACGGAGACCGTCGAGGCCGGGCCGATCCGCGTGCTCGTGCTCGAGACCCCCGGGCACACTGACGCGCACCAGACCCTCGTCGTGCTCGATGCGCGCGGCGAGCCGGTCGGCGCGTTCACGGGTGGCTCGTGGCTCATCGGGGGCGCGGGGCGCACCGACCTCATGGGCGAGCAGAACATCGTGCCGCTCACGCGCGCGCAGTACCGCTCGATCCGGCGACTCGGCGGCGAGCTGCCCGACGCGACGCGCGTGCTGCCGACGCACGGCTTCGGCAGCTCGTGCCTCGCCGGACCGCTCGAACTGAGCTCGGGCGACACGGTCGGCGACCAGAAGGCGTCGAGCATGGTGTTCCGCGTGAGCGAGGAGGAGTACCTCGAGGCCTTCGTGCGCGGGTCCGGCCCGATCCCGCCCTACTACCCGTCGATGGCGCCGCGCAATGTGCACGGTCCCGACGCCTGGGCGCCGCCGACGGCCCCCGCCCTCTCCCCCACCGCCGCGACGGCTTCGGGGGCGACGATCATCGACGTGCGGCCGTGGGGCGCCTTCGAGCGCGGCCACCTGCCCGGCAGCATCGCGATGCCCGCGACGGGCGCCGTCGCCCGCTGGGCCGGCTGGCAGCTGCCGGTCGGCACGCCGTACGTGCTGGTCGCCGACAGCGAGCAGGTCGCCGAGGACGCGCACCGCGACCTGGCGCGCATCGGCTTCGATGAGGTGCAGGGCATCGTGATCGCCGACGAGCTCGACGCCGAGACCGTCGCGGTCGACAGTGCGCCGTTCTCGGCCCTCGCGCAGCGGCAGCGGGCCGGCACCGCCCCCGTCGTGCTCGACGTGCGTGCCGACGACGAGTGGCGCCTGGGGCACGTCGTGGGCGCCGTGCACCGCCCCGCTCAGACGATCGAGCCCGACGCGCAGCTCGCCGATGAGCCCGTGTGGGTGTACTGCGCGAGCGGCTATCGGGCGGGTCTCGTCGGGTCGCTGGTGGCTCGCGAGGGCGGCGCCGTGACCGTGATCGCCGAGGCGGTGGATGCCGCGCCCGGGTCGGGCGTCGACTGGTGCTTCGCGGCCGACTGCCCCGACGATCGCTGCACGGCGTCGGCGACCGAGCCGACGGTCAGCCGCTAG
- a CDS encoding PLP-dependent transferase has protein sequence MSRYTVSDALTVVQSRAALAAANPSAPGEHGFPLVSGMQPSSAHHFLDSAALAAYHAAKLDSVRYARDASANTIELERIVEQLHPGFRAFAFSSGMSAIASVLDAVRPGLQRLHLPNEVYRKTVALGQQLAATSPVEVVTYPTAAVAAQLSGQPEEGEVWFVEAPSNPHLRVVDLRGVDRGPTRTGVVVLDATLAGLGDLPPALLEIVDVIVYSCTKYIGGHNDVIGGLALVRDALRAPLWEARSRLGTIMPPHDAHLVVRSLRTFDARLDRQEEGARHVLRHLAQRADEGLVQSIHYPGEFANAHEADAVAFALGGPRGSLVSFVPNRSREELAERIGTLRTARMAPSFGSVDSLVEIPSYMSHAAASLDDLATMGLEPNLVRFSVGAENPALLAEDIDRLVC, from the coding sequence ATGAGCCGGTACACCGTGAGCGACGCCCTGACCGTCGTGCAGAGCAGGGCGGCGCTGGCCGCCGCGAATCCGTCGGCGCCGGGCGAGCACGGCTTCCCCCTCGTCTCGGGCATGCAGCCGTCGTCGGCCCACCACTTCCTCGATTCGGCCGCGCTCGCCGCGTATCACGCGGCGAAGCTCGATTCGGTGCGGTACGCCCGCGACGCGTCGGCGAACACGATCGAGCTCGAGCGCATCGTCGAGCAGCTGCATCCGGGCTTCCGCGCGTTCGCGTTCAGTTCGGGCATGAGCGCGATCGCGTCGGTGCTCGACGCGGTGCGACCGGGCTTGCAGCGTCTGCACCTTCCCAATGAGGTGTACCGCAAGACGGTCGCGCTCGGGCAGCAGCTGGCGGCCACGTCGCCCGTCGAGGTCGTCACGTACCCGACGGCGGCGGTCGCTGCGCAGCTCTCGGGGCAGCCGGAGGAGGGCGAGGTGTGGTTCGTCGAGGCGCCGAGCAATCCGCACCTGCGGGTCGTCGATCTGCGCGGGGTCGACCGCGGCCCGACGCGCACAGGCGTCGTCGTGCTCGACGCGACGCTCGCGGGCCTCGGCGATCTGCCGCCGGCCCTGCTCGAGATCGTCGACGTGATCGTCTACTCGTGCACGAAGTACATCGGCGGTCACAACGATGTCATCGGCGGGCTGGCTCTGGTTCGGGATGCCCTGCGCGCGCCGCTCTGGGAGGCCCGCTCGCGCCTCGGCACGATCATGCCGCCGCACGACGCTCATCTCGTGGTGCGCAGTCTGCGCACCTTCGACGCGCGGCTGGATCGGCAGGAGGAGGGCGCCCGCCACGTGCTGCGCCACCTCGCGCAGCGGGCCGACGAGGGGCTCGTGCAGAGCATCCACTACCCCGGGGAGTTCGCGAACGCCCACGAGGCCGACGCGGTCGCCTTCGCGCTCGGCGGGCCGCGCGGTTCGCTCGTGTCGTTCGTGCCGAACCGGTCGCGGGAGGAACTGGCCGAGCGCATCGGCACGCTGCGCACGGCGCGCATGGCGCCGTCGTTCGGCTCGGTCGATTCGCTCGTCGAGATCCCGTCGTACATGAGCCATGCGGCGGCGAGCCTCGACGACCTCGCGACGATGGGGCTCGAGCCGAACCTCGTGCGGTTCTCGGTGGGGGCGGAGAACCCCGCGCTGCTGGCCGAGGACATCGATCGGCTGGTTTGTTAG
- a CDS encoding YqhA family protein, which produces MRRILGATRFVVALPAVAAILGGILLMLQGSVATVVVIIDTVWFGADLKTTTVDVLTAIDAILLGTVLLVIGYGLYELFVDADLPVPAWLRVTTLDDLKSKLIGVVVAIIAVIFVGVLVDANRAVDVMSYGIGAGAIVAGLALFSYATRKEQKDAEVVRTRTTEG; this is translated from the coding sequence ATGCGACGCATTCTCGGTGCCACCCGCTTCGTCGTGGCGCTTCCCGCCGTGGCCGCGATCCTCGGCGGAATCCTGCTCATGCTGCAGGGCTCGGTCGCCACAGTCGTGGTGATCATCGACACCGTGTGGTTCGGGGCCGACCTCAAGACGACGACCGTCGATGTGCTCACCGCGATCGACGCCATCCTGCTCGGCACGGTGCTGCTCGTCATCGGCTACGGCCTCTACGAGCTCTTCGTCGACGCCGATCTGCCGGTGCCCGCCTGGCTGCGGGTCACCACCCTCGACGACCTCAAGTCGAAGCTCATCGGCGTCGTCGTCGCGATCATCGCCGTCATCTTCGTCGGCGTGCTCGTCGACGCGAACCGGGCCGTCGATGTCATGTCGTACGGCATCGGCGCGGGCGCGATCGTCGCCGGCCTCGCCCTGTTCTCGTACGCGACGCGCAAGGAGCAGAAGGACGCCGAGGTCGTACGCACCCGAACGACCGAGGGATAG
- a CDS encoding pyridoxal phosphate-dependent decarboxylase family protein, translating to MGHKRAVTLAELLPQPIQGIQTLKDTYGEWDVHPSQHVDPDQVQAVLGELVERLDDNFPYFHPQYAGQMLKPPHPVAVAAYLATMQLNPNNHSIDASRATTTMEHEVLDQLAAMFGYPDDYMGHLTWSGTTANLEALWVSREIAPGKAIAHSSDAHYTHARMGEVLGIDTVGIPTEADGRMSLDALERELATGRIGVVVATLGTTGLGAVDPLADIIPLARAHGARVHVDTAYGGFFAIIADELEPETARHFRAIAQADSVVVDPHKHGLQPYGCGAVLFNDQSMLRFYHHESPYTYFASTERHFGEIQLECSRAGASAAALWATLKVFPLTMQGLGAIVLPGYRAAQTWHGLIAESDILQPYQRPELDIITYLPRVRTMAELDRVSHAIFEMAADTTRPQQTHLATYVVTPTQLRARGIELEQDAERARIMRSVLMKPEHEPLIPEMHHHVSMWSRRAYAATH from the coding sequence GTGGGCCACAAGCGTGCCGTCACCCTGGCCGAGCTGCTCCCGCAGCCGATCCAGGGCATCCAGACCCTGAAAGACACCTACGGCGAGTGGGATGTCCATCCCAGCCAGCACGTCGATCCCGACCAGGTGCAGGCCGTGCTCGGCGAGCTCGTCGAGCGCCTCGACGACAACTTCCCCTACTTCCACCCGCAGTACGCGGGGCAGATGCTCAAGCCGCCGCATCCCGTCGCCGTCGCCGCGTACCTCGCGACCATGCAGCTCAACCCCAACAACCACTCGATCGACGCCAGTCGCGCCACGACCACCATGGAGCACGAGGTGCTCGACCAGCTTGCCGCCATGTTCGGGTATCCCGACGACTACATGGGCCACCTCACGTGGAGCGGCACGACCGCCAACCTCGAGGCGCTCTGGGTGAGCCGCGAGATCGCGCCCGGCAAGGCGATCGCTCACTCATCGGATGCGCACTACACGCACGCGCGCATGGGCGAGGTGCTCGGCATCGACACCGTGGGTATCCCGACCGAGGCCGACGGGCGCATGAGCCTCGACGCCCTCGAGCGCGAGCTCGCCACCGGCCGAATCGGCGTCGTCGTCGCGACCCTCGGCACCACGGGGCTCGGCGCGGTCGACCCGCTCGCCGACATCATCCCGCTCGCCCGGGCGCACGGCGCTCGCGTGCACGTCGACACCGCCTACGGGGGGTTCTTCGCCATCATCGCCGACGAGCTCGAGCCCGAGACGGCGCGGCACTTCCGGGCGATCGCGCAGGCCGACTCGGTCGTCGTCGACCCGCACAAGCACGGGCTGCAGCCCTACGGCTGCGGTGCCGTGCTGTTCAACGACCAGTCGATGCTGCGGTTCTACCACCACGAGTCGCCGTACACCTACTTCGCGAGCACCGAGCGGCACTTCGGCGAGATCCAGCTCGAATGCTCACGCGCGGGGGCGAGCGCCGCGGCCCTGTGGGCCACGCTCAAGGTGTTTCCGCTCACGATGCAGGGGCTCGGCGCGATCGTGCTGCCGGGCTACCGCGCGGCGCAGACCTGGCACGGGCTCATCGCCGAGAGCGACATCCTGCAGCCGTACCAGCGCCCCGAGCTCGACATCATCACCTACCTGCCGCGGGTGCGCACGATGGCCGAGCTCGACCGGGTGAGCCACGCGATCTTCGAGATGGCCGCCGACACGACCCGCCCGCAGCAGACGCACCTGGCGACCTACGTCGTGACGCCTACGCAGTTGCGGGCGCGCGGCATCGAGCTCGAGCAGGATGCCGAGCGCGCGCGCATCATGCGCAGCGTGCTCATGAAGCCCGAGCACGAGCCGCTCATCCCCGAGATGCATCACCACGTCTCGATGTGGTCGCGCCGGGCCTACGCCGCGACCCACTAG
- a CDS encoding EamA family transporter — MGYLYALLAAVLFGANGSVTKVTMEAGLTPAQVTEFRLVGTAIIAGLVLLVIDRSAFRLPRSQWPVMLVLGVVGVALLQATYAAAVLILPVGIALLLEYTAVLMVALVAYFVLKEPVKARLWVAIGFVLIGLAVVAQVWASTLDVLGVVLALAAAVCLAVYFLVGERQVARISPLAVSFWTMTIAAVFWSFVSGWWELSPSILSTPVDIGGAAGVVEVPMALPLAWNVLLGSFAPFLLSLAALRHLPATAAGIVASSEVIFAFAVAWLWLGETLDAVQIIGAAIVLGGIILAQTARVGKVVDADLALATGPIATVAPAEKSSRE; from the coding sequence GTGGGATACCTGTACGCCCTGCTCGCCGCCGTGCTCTTCGGGGCCAACGGCAGTGTCACGAAGGTCACCATGGAGGCCGGCCTGACGCCGGCGCAGGTCACCGAGTTCCGCCTCGTCGGAACCGCGATCATCGCGGGCCTCGTGCTGCTCGTGATCGACCGATCCGCCTTCCGCCTGCCCCGCAGCCAGTGGCCGGTCATGCTCGTGCTCGGCGTCGTCGGCGTCGCGCTGCTGCAGGCCACCTACGCGGCCGCCGTGCTCATCCTGCCCGTCGGCATCGCGCTGCTGCTCGAGTACACGGCCGTGCTCATGGTCGCGCTCGTCGCCTACTTCGTACTCAAGGAGCCCGTGAAGGCGCGCCTCTGGGTGGCGATCGGCTTCGTGCTCATCGGGCTCGCCGTCGTCGCGCAGGTGTGGGCGAGCACGCTCGACGTGCTCGGGGTCGTGCTCGCCCTCGCGGCCGCGGTGTGCCTCGCCGTGTACTTCCTCGTCGGCGAGCGGCAGGTGGCGCGCATCTCGCCGCTCGCGGTCTCGTTCTGGACGATGACGATCGCGGCCGTCTTCTGGAGCTTCGTGAGCGGGTGGTGGGAGCTGTCACCGAGCATCCTGAGCACCCCCGTCGACATCGGCGGAGCCGCGGGCGTCGTCGAGGTGCCGATGGCGCTGCCGCTCGCCTGGAACGTGCTCCTGGGCTCGTTTGCGCCGTTCCTGCTGAGCCTCGCGGCCCTGCGGCACCTGCCCGCGACCGCGGCGGGCATCGTGGCCTCGAGCGAGGTCATCTTCGCCTTCGCCGTGGCCTGGCTGTGGCTCGGCGAGACCCTCGACGCGGTGCAGATCATCGGCGCAGCGATCGTGCTCGGGGGCATCATCCTGGCGCAGACGGCCCGCGTCGGGAAGGTCGTGGATGCCGACCTCGCCCTTGCGACAGGACCCATCGCGACGGTGGCCCCAGCAGAGAAATCCTCGCGAGAGTAG
- a CDS encoding aldo/keto reductase encodes MADTNDAYLAASNRYELLEYARVGRSGLRLPRISLGLWNNFGDDRPIETQRAILRRAFDRGVTHFDLANNYGPPAGSAEQNFGTIFHQDFARYRDELIISTKAGYYMWPGPYGEWGSRKNLLSSLDASLGRMRLDYVDIFYSHRPDPETPLEETMGALATAVTSGKALYAGISNYDAQQTREAHRILGEMGIPLLIHQPRYNMFDRRMENGLLDALAELELGSIVFSPLAQGLLTARYLDGIPADSRAAEGRWISGDNIDEAYLGRARALNAIAEARGQSLAQLALLWVLRHPQVTSALIGASSVRQLDNSLDALHGPALTADELDAIEPHAVHGTGTKQ; translated from the coding sequence ATGGCCGACACCAATGACGCGTACCTCGCCGCCTCGAATCGATACGAGCTTCTCGAGTACGCCCGGGTCGGGCGCAGCGGGCTGCGGCTGCCGCGCATCTCGCTCGGCCTGTGGAACAACTTCGGCGACGACCGCCCGATCGAGACCCAGCGCGCCATCCTGCGTCGAGCGTTCGACCGCGGGGTCACCCACTTTGACCTCGCCAACAACTACGGCCCGCCCGCCGGCAGCGCCGAGCAGAACTTCGGCACGATCTTCCACCAGGACTTCGCCCGCTACCGCGACGAGCTCATCATCTCGACCAAGGCGGGCTACTACATGTGGCCCGGCCCCTACGGCGAGTGGGGCTCGCGCAAGAACCTGCTGAGCTCGCTCGACGCGAGCCTGGGGCGCATGCGCCTCGACTATGTCGACATCTTCTACAGCCACCGGCCCGACCCCGAGACGCCGCTCGAAGAGACGATGGGAGCCCTCGCAACCGCCGTCACGAGCGGCAAGGCGCTCTACGCCGGCATCTCGAACTACGACGCGCAGCAGACGCGCGAGGCCCACCGCATCCTCGGCGAGATGGGCATCCCGCTGCTCATCCACCAGCCCCGCTACAACATGTTCGATCGGCGCATGGAGAACGGCCTGCTGGATGCTCTCGCCGAGCTCGAGCTGGGCAGCATCGTCTTCTCCCCGCTCGCGCAAGGGCTGCTCACCGCCCGGTATCTCGACGGCATCCCCGCCGACTCGCGCGCGGCCGAGGGTCGCTGGATCAGTGGCGACAACATCGACGAGGCCTACCTTGGCCGGGCGCGCGCGCTCAACGCCATCGCCGAGGCGCGCGGACAGTCGCTCGCGCAGCTCGCCCTGCTGTGGGTGCTGCGCCACCCCCAGGTGACGAGCGCGCTCATCGGCGCGAGCAGCGTGCGGCAGCTCGACAACAGCCTCGACGCCCTCCACGGCCCCGCGTTGACCGCCGACGAGCTCGACGCGATCGAGCCCCACGCGGTGCACGGCACCGGCACCAAGCAGTAG
- a CDS encoding DUF4386 domain-containing protein, whose amino-acid sequence MTTDRRLALWAGIFYLGTFITSFPALALKTPLLAGEAEPALAQWGLVFEITLAFTCVGTAVAILPIARRVSETLAVGFVTSRVVEAGVILSGALAVLALIEVGGDSAAAPALVELHDAAFLLGPAFMSSINAFLLGTIMLRGRLVPRVIPIIGLIGAPLLLLSSYGVVLGAWEQTGPVGSIAAVPIALWEFSLGVWLIVKGVRLPEPSTDAALVPATAAASR is encoded by the coding sequence GCCGCCTCGCCCTCTGGGCAGGAATCTTCTATCTCGGCACCTTCATCACGTCGTTCCCCGCCCTCGCGCTCAAGACCCCCCTGCTCGCCGGCGAGGCCGAGCCCGCCCTCGCCCAATGGGGCCTCGTGTTCGAGATCACGCTGGCCTTCACGTGCGTCGGCACGGCTGTGGCGATCCTGCCCATCGCGCGCCGTGTCAGCGAGACGCTCGCGGTCGGCTTCGTCACCTCGCGGGTCGTCGAGGCCGGCGTCATCCTCTCGGGCGCGCTCGCGGTGCTCGCCCTCATCGAGGTCGGCGGCGACTCGGCCGCCGCCCCCGCGCTCGTCGAGCTGCACGACGCGGCGTTCCTGCTCGGGCCCGCGTTCATGTCATCGATCAACGCCTTCCTGCTCGGCACGATCATGCTGCGCGGCCGGCTCGTGCCCCGCGTCATCCCGATCATCGGGCTCATCGGCGCTCCCCTCCTGCTGCTGTCGTCGTACGGCGTGGTGCTCGGCGCCTGGGAGCAGACCGGCCCCGTGGGCTCGATCGCGGCCGTGCCGATCGCGCTCTGGGAGTTCTCGCTCGGCGTGTGGCTCATCGTCAAGGGCGTTCGCCTCCCGGAGCCCTCGACCGACGCCGCTCTCGTTCCGGCCACCGCCGCAGCCAGCCGCTGA